A genomic window from Deinococcus detaillensis includes:
- the rplC gene encoding 50S ribosomal protein L3, with the protein MSKGILGTKIGMTQIWKGDRAVPVTVVLAGPCPVVQRKTAATDGYEAVQVAFSPKSEKRITRPQLGHLKKAGVGGMRYLREFRDFTPDGDTITLDIFGEGDKIDATGISKGRGTQGVMRRWNFSGGPASHGSKKWHRRPGSIGQRKTPGRVYKGKRMAGHWGVERVTVQNLEVVEIRASENLILIKGAIPGMTGSLVELRQAVKGAK; encoded by the coding sequence ATGAGCAAGGGCATTCTCGGCACCAAAATCGGCATGACCCAGATCTGGAAGGGCGACCGCGCCGTTCCGGTGACGGTGGTGCTGGCCGGGCCTTGCCCGGTGGTGCAGCGCAAGACGGCGGCCACCGACGGCTACGAAGCCGTGCAAGTGGCCTTCTCGCCCAAGTCTGAAAAGCGCATCACCCGTCCGCAACTCGGCCACCTCAAGAAAGCAGGCGTCGGCGGCATGCGCTACCTGCGCGAGTTCCGTGACTTCACCCCCGACGGTGACACCATTACTTTGGACATCTTCGGTGAAGGTGACAAAATTGACGCCACTGGCATCAGCAAGGGGCGCGGTACTCAGGGCGTCATGCGCCGCTGGAACTTTTCCGGCGGCCCCGCCAGCCACGGTTCCAAAAAGTGGCACCGCCGTCCCGGTTCGATCGGGCAGCGTAAAACGCCAGGCCGCGTTTACAAAGGTAAGCGCATGGCCGGACACTGGGGCGTCGAGCGCGTCACGGTGCAGAACTTGGAAGTCGTGGAAATCCGCGCCAGCGAGAACTTGATCCTCATCAAAGGCGCGATTCCCGGCATGACCGGCAGCTTGGTGGA